In a genomic window of Mastacembelus armatus chromosome 3, fMasArm1.2, whole genome shotgun sequence:
- the LOC113137992 gene encoding KH homology domain-containing protein 4-like isoform X1 yields MSSGMTGQTPCLTSRWDQPAQPKQSVDVRQQSSGGNASIPLSGVVSTASSVCTVSQSPQTEDRPVPQGGVEMAAAMAAKINAMLMAKGKLLTPPPLLAKVHTPPVLPVPAATEEMVVTEVDINDVPLNCRDLLTKGKTQEEIRQFSGAVISTKGHYMTEAEKEKSGGQRPLYLHVQGKTQEQVNKAVMRIKEIISEDVMRASAASGGQQVPVMPPLTLYPQPPRPVIPSPVPRMPNTNSVPGQGHRPAAPHSGSFVHTKIFVGLDQALSSFNVNEKVEGPGGSYLSHIQTETGARVFLRGKGSGYIEQASKRESFEPLYVYISHPNAAGLEAAKKLTESLLETVKAEHAQMMSMYTATGSAQPYAAHGFPPNSNYSNQGSWYNYPSNGFAGGYSAYPGDRGYWSNANGPPSHSNMSTNPPSSQAMVQYPVCPRKPHPYLAQDPGSSATVELEEPLLDSGSPKRHFLEGTKEEQPPSHSPEGLAQQESALPARGVGEGNVKERILMPPPPPPFVAPVPVSRKRQRDTLTDDPASLPSSAASVGVGALTDVVWEKRSKVDEDASGLVPYGGDSSDEEDTHSSKPENS; encoded by the exons ATGTCTTCGGGAATGACTGGACAAACACC GTGCCTAACCAGCCGATGGGATCAGCCAGCCCAGCCCAAACAGAGTGTagatgtgaggcaacagagtAGTGGTGGAAATGCATCCATCCCTTTATCAGGAGTTGTCAGCACTGCTAGTTCAGTCTGCACAGTTTCCCAGTCGCcacagacagaagacagacCAGTGCCTCAGGGAGGAGTTGAAATGGCTGCAGCCATGGCtgctaaaataaatgcaatgttAATGGCAAAAGGAAAACTGTTGACTCCTCCACCATTACTTGCAAAGGTGCAT ACCCCTCCAGTTCTGCCTGTGCCAGCTGCTACAGAGGAGATGGTGGTCACAGAGGTCGACATAAACGATGTACCCCTAAATTGCAGGGATCTTCTTactaaaggaaaaacacaggaggAG ATCCGACAGTTTAGTGGAGCAGTCATCTCAACAAAAGGTCATTACATGACTGAAGCTGAAAAGGAAAAATCGGGAGG ACAAAGACCTTTATATTTGCATGTCCAGGGAAAGACCCAAGAACAGGTCAACA AAGCTGTGATGAGAATAAAGGAGATCATCTCTGAGGATGTGATGAGGGCCTCGGCAGCATCAGGCGGGCAACAGGTGCCTGTAATGCCTCCGCTCACACTCTACCCTCAGCCTCCCCGGCCTGTCATTCCCTCTCCTGTGCCACGAATGCCCAACACGAACTCAGTGCCAGGCCAGGGACATCGGCCTGCAGCTCCTCATTCAGGG AGTTTTGTGCACACAAAGATTTTTGTGGGTCTGGACCAGGCATTGTCTTCGTTCAATGTCAATGAAAAGGTTGAGGGACCAGGAGGTTCATACCTGAGTCACAtccagacagagacaggggCTCGTGTCTTCCTCAGGGGTAAAGGTTCTGGCTACATTGAACAAGCATCCAAACGAGAATCTTTTGAGCCCCTTTATGTCTACATCAG TCACCCAAACGCAGCTGGATTGGAGGCAGCAAAGAAACTCACAGAGAGTCTGCTGGAAACT GTGAAAGCTGAACATGCCCAAATGATGTCGATGTACACAGCCACAGGCTCAGCACAAC CATATGCAGCACATGGATTTCCACCTAATAGCAATTACTCTAACCAGGGGTCCTGGTATAACTACCCATCGAATGGGTTTGCTGGCGGCTATTCAGCGTATCCAGGAGATCGTGGTTATTGGAGTAATGCAAATGGTCCCCCAAGTCATTCTAACATGTCGACAAACCCTCCATCTTCTCAGGCAATGGTTCAGTACCCTGTGTGTCCTAGGAAACCGCATCCCTATCTAGCCCAG GATCCTGGCAGCAGTGCGACAGTGGAGCTTGAAGAACCTCTCCTTGACTCCGGAAGTCCCAAACGTCATTTCCTGGAGGGGACTAAAGAAGAACAG CCCCCCAGTCACTCTCCAGAGGGTCTTGCTCAACAGGAGTCTGCACTTCCTGCCCGTGGTGTGGGAGAGGGAAATGTCAAAGAACG gATTCTGAtgcctccaccaccacctccctTTGTGGCTCCCGTCCCTGTTTCAcgcaaaagacagagagacacgTTGACAGATGATCCAGCCAGCCTGCCCAGTAGCGCCGCATCAGTGG GTGTTGGTGCCCTTACAGATGTGGTGTGGGAGAAGAGGTCTAAAGTGGATGAAGATGCGTCAGGGCTAGTGCCCTATGGAGGAGATTCCTCCGATGAAGAGGACACCCACAGCAGTAAGCCAGAAAACTCATAA
- the LOC113137992 gene encoding KH homology domain-containing protein 4-like isoform X2: protein MSSGMTGQTPCLTSRWDQPAQPKQSVDVRQQSSGGNASIPLSGVVSTASSVCTVSQSPQTEDRPVPQGGVEMAAAMAAKINAMLMAKGKLLTPPPLLAKTPPVLPVPAATEEMVVTEVDINDVPLNCRDLLTKGKTQEEIRQFSGAVISTKGHYMTEAEKEKSGGQRPLYLHVQGKTQEQVNKAVMRIKEIISEDVMRASAASGGQQVPVMPPLTLYPQPPRPVIPSPVPRMPNTNSVPGQGHRPAAPHSGSFVHTKIFVGLDQALSSFNVNEKVEGPGGSYLSHIQTETGARVFLRGKGSGYIEQASKRESFEPLYVYISHPNAAGLEAAKKLTESLLETVKAEHAQMMSMYTATGSAQPYAAHGFPPNSNYSNQGSWYNYPSNGFAGGYSAYPGDRGYWSNANGPPSHSNMSTNPPSSQAMVQYPVCPRKPHPYLAQDPGSSATVELEEPLLDSGSPKRHFLEGTKEEQPPSHSPEGLAQQESALPARGVGEGNVKERILMPPPPPPFVAPVPVSRKRQRDTLTDDPASLPSSAASVGVGALTDVVWEKRSKVDEDASGLVPYGGDSSDEEDTHSSKPENS from the exons ATGTCTTCGGGAATGACTGGACAAACACC GTGCCTAACCAGCCGATGGGATCAGCCAGCCCAGCCCAAACAGAGTGTagatgtgaggcaacagagtAGTGGTGGAAATGCATCCATCCCTTTATCAGGAGTTGTCAGCACTGCTAGTTCAGTCTGCACAGTTTCCCAGTCGCcacagacagaagacagacCAGTGCCTCAGGGAGGAGTTGAAATGGCTGCAGCCATGGCtgctaaaataaatgcaatgttAATGGCAAAAGGAAAACTGTTGACTCCTCCACCATTACTTGCAAAG ACCCCTCCAGTTCTGCCTGTGCCAGCTGCTACAGAGGAGATGGTGGTCACAGAGGTCGACATAAACGATGTACCCCTAAATTGCAGGGATCTTCTTactaaaggaaaaacacaggaggAG ATCCGACAGTTTAGTGGAGCAGTCATCTCAACAAAAGGTCATTACATGACTGAAGCTGAAAAGGAAAAATCGGGAGG ACAAAGACCTTTATATTTGCATGTCCAGGGAAAGACCCAAGAACAGGTCAACA AAGCTGTGATGAGAATAAAGGAGATCATCTCTGAGGATGTGATGAGGGCCTCGGCAGCATCAGGCGGGCAACAGGTGCCTGTAATGCCTCCGCTCACACTCTACCCTCAGCCTCCCCGGCCTGTCATTCCCTCTCCTGTGCCACGAATGCCCAACACGAACTCAGTGCCAGGCCAGGGACATCGGCCTGCAGCTCCTCATTCAGGG AGTTTTGTGCACACAAAGATTTTTGTGGGTCTGGACCAGGCATTGTCTTCGTTCAATGTCAATGAAAAGGTTGAGGGACCAGGAGGTTCATACCTGAGTCACAtccagacagagacaggggCTCGTGTCTTCCTCAGGGGTAAAGGTTCTGGCTACATTGAACAAGCATCCAAACGAGAATCTTTTGAGCCCCTTTATGTCTACATCAG TCACCCAAACGCAGCTGGATTGGAGGCAGCAAAGAAACTCACAGAGAGTCTGCTGGAAACT GTGAAAGCTGAACATGCCCAAATGATGTCGATGTACACAGCCACAGGCTCAGCACAAC CATATGCAGCACATGGATTTCCACCTAATAGCAATTACTCTAACCAGGGGTCCTGGTATAACTACCCATCGAATGGGTTTGCTGGCGGCTATTCAGCGTATCCAGGAGATCGTGGTTATTGGAGTAATGCAAATGGTCCCCCAAGTCATTCTAACATGTCGACAAACCCTCCATCTTCTCAGGCAATGGTTCAGTACCCTGTGTGTCCTAGGAAACCGCATCCCTATCTAGCCCAG GATCCTGGCAGCAGTGCGACAGTGGAGCTTGAAGAACCTCTCCTTGACTCCGGAAGTCCCAAACGTCATTTCCTGGAGGGGACTAAAGAAGAACAG CCCCCCAGTCACTCTCCAGAGGGTCTTGCTCAACAGGAGTCTGCACTTCCTGCCCGTGGTGTGGGAGAGGGAAATGTCAAAGAACG gATTCTGAtgcctccaccaccacctccctTTGTGGCTCCCGTCCCTGTTTCAcgcaaaagacagagagacacgTTGACAGATGATCCAGCCAGCCTGCCCAGTAGCGCCGCATCAGTGG GTGTTGGTGCCCTTACAGATGTGGTGTGGGAGAAGAGGTCTAAAGTGGATGAAGATGCGTCAGGGCTAGTGCCCTATGGAGGAGATTCCTCCGATGAAGAGGACACCCACAGCAGTAAGCCAGAAAACTCATAA